In Chrysemys picta bellii isolate R12L10 unplaced genomic scaffold, ASM1138683v2 scaf308, whole genome shotgun sequence, the genomic stretch ttgccgtctgtctgcaagctgacgccacctatcgtcttcagcccgccacttgctctgttcttcccgcgattcagcccgccacctctcctctcgttcatattgggcttttctcatctccgtcattgactgcctccacgcattttgctgtgctctatcagcctgggcggacatctggagctccgtgaacatctcgtccctcgtcctacgttttctctttctaatgttcacgagcctctgcgaaggagaaacatttgcagctggcggaggagaagggagaggtggttaaaaaagacacattttagagaacaatgggtacactctttcattacaaggtcgcatatttcggcttgcaggcagccatcgtaggccacagtgttttggcttttttaaccttcttaacatgcgggaaaggttgcaaacagcagcgcatttcccatatcaaggatgaattgggttgtccatttaaaatggggtttcaatgtaaaaggagggggctgtggtttcccggttaacatgcggcacaaacacaagtaaccccccccccccccacacacacacacgattctctgggatgatcacttcacccctccccccaccgcgtggttaacagcggggaacatttctggtcagaagagcaggaacgggcgcctctgaatgtccccttaataaaatcaccccatttcaaccaggagagctttctggagatgtccctggaggatttccgctccatccccatacacgttaacagacttttccagtagatgtactggccacgattgccagggcaaagtaatcattaaacacgcttgctttttttttgtaatgtttacaaatagttacaaagttacactcaccagaggtctcctgtgtgccctgagggtcttgggtgagttcgggggttactggttccaggtccagggtcacaaacatatcctggctgttggggaaaccggtttctccgcttccttgctgctgtgagctacctacagtacctccatcgtcatcttcctcgttccctgaaccgtcttccctgtgtgtttctccagtgagagagtcatagcacacggttggggtagtggtggctgcaccccctaggatcgcatgcagctccgcgtagtagcggcaagtttgcggctctgccccggaccttccgtttgcttctctggctttgtggtaagcttgccgtagctccttaattttcacgcggcactgctgtgtgtccctgttatggcctcggtccttcatggccttggagatcttttctaatacttttccatttcgtttactgctacggagttcagctatcactgcttcatctccccatatggcgagcagatctcgtacctcccgttcggtccatgctggagctcttttgcgatcctgggaggactccatcacggttacctgtgctgatgagctctgcggggtcacctgagctctccacgctgggcaaacaggaaatgaaattcaaaccttcgcgggtcttttcctgtctacctggtcagtgcatctgagttgagagtgctgtccagagcggtcacaatgaagcactgtgggatagctcccggaggccaataacgtcgaattccgtccacactaccccaattccgacccgcaaagaccggttttatcgctaatcccctcgtcagaggtggtgtaaagaaaccggtttaaaggaccctttaagtcgaaagaaagggcttcgttgtgtggacgtgtccaggcttaattcggtttaacgccgctaaagtcgacctaaacccgtagtgtagaccaggcccatgtgtagcattgggagcagcctctgatgttttaccgtctagccggcttgcttcctagaatgaacaggcattgagtggggtgatccacagagagtagctgaaaccttcaaagtgtcagcccagcaacaggacattagcacttccggggaagggtgggtgtggcagtgatatcacaaaggccttttgcaggacgtcagcctattggtcaaaggtgttagggaggtggtgacctccgagagagatgctgacatcagcctggcaggacaggagcacagggccagggaaacctcagagacccctgtggctttgcttcagcaagtctccttctcgaggtctctctttgaggactgagagagtgttagggttgacgtatgtgagtgtgagcaggagcctctttcaagttttctcctttcctttgacggattttactagaaaacagacgtccctatttagaaggtaagagcctccaagaggttttgaaacctgctcagtctgatccatctggtgccagctgaattctagtcatggaaaacagtagtttaagatggcagaattttattccctccctgggattttgtcccgtagaatcactggggacattagggtttgtccttttcgttttaccttttcctccatccccccttcctttctcttcatctcttacttcttttgtcctttctcctgttcccctttcaccaccaggagtggtgtgtgtgtgtgtgtgtgtgtgtttgtgtgttgctgggggtgctcttcacctccccttgtggggagttcatccaaaactgtatggttgaaatagtgcttggactccactgacactagatgctgccatcctgtggcttagcattagtgtctgggatgacttggggcaagatctcaacctcccctcaacccacttcacttctggcagaatccctcctgcccccccgctagagccgcctcgatgcccaacctggttgggggtgcagaagagggttctgataacttgaggtttggtttggaggtggaacagctgtgaagaacactgagggggaggtagcaggagctaatcctacaaggaggggggttggcactggaggatactagaaaggacaagaagactccattctggggttcaggaggtgaattcatccctcagcggtgggtggaaatactgctggttccaggtgcccttaattccccctgattcctctggacctttgagtctctgacaggttctcgttcccttgcagcaggaggacgtcacggccaaagtgatgcaccagctccgcatcatccggcacttgcgccagattcctgagacactgcaggggctgttcctctgaggccttcagcaactcccgctccctgctgcaggtactgctctggctcactgtaaatggggagctagtggaaggggaaatggagtcccctggccctcactaaaagggaaagtggtggattctccatctcttgatgtcattgaatgaagactagatgcctttctggaatgtgtgtgcccaaagagtaactattgtactatacagtaagcctatgatatgcagcgggttagattagatgctctaaaggtctcttctgaccataaagtctactaattttggaaacactgagtgtagcattgggagcagcctctgatgttttactgtctagcccgcttgcttcctagaatgaggatgcattgagtggggtgatccacagagagtagctcaaaccttcaaagtgtcaggcctgtagcaggacattagcactttagggtttggttgggtgtggcagtgatatcacaaaggccttatcctggacctcagcctatgggtcaaaggtgttagggaggtggttacctgagagagagatgctgacatcagccaggcaggacaggagcgcagggccagggaaacctcagagacccctttggctttgctttagcaagtctccttttcgaggtctccctttttaggactcagagaatattagggttcaagtatgtgagtgcgaggaggaacctctttcgagtttctccttttattgattttgatagaaaacagacgtgcctgttgagaaggtaagaaccttggagaggtttttaacctgctcagtctgcagtctgatccatctggtgccagctgaattctaggcatggaaaacactagttcaaggtggcagaattttacagcccacctgggattttgtgccgtagaatcactggggacattagggtttgtccttttcgttttaccttttcctccatccctccttgctttctcttgttcccctcccaccaccaggagtggtgtgtgtgtttgtgtgttgctgggggtgctcttcacctccccttgtgggaagttgacactgcaagggctgtgcctctgtggacatcagcaactcccactccctgctgcaggtactgctctggctcactgtaaatggggtgctagtggaaggggaaatggaaccccctggccctcactaaaagggaaagtggtggattctccatctctcgatgtcattgaatgaagactagatgcctttctggaatgtgtgtgcccaaaaagtaactattgtactatacaggaggcctatgatatgcaggggcttagatgagatgctctaaaggtctcttctggccataaagtctacaaattttggaaacactgagtgtagcattgggagcagcctctgatgttttactgtctagcccacttgcttcctagaatgaagacgcattgagtggggtgatccacagagagtagctcaaaccttcatagtgtcaggccagcagcaggacattagcacttaagggtttgattggtggcagtgatatcacaaaggtcttttgcaggacctcagcatattggtcaaaggtgttagggaggtggtaacctcagagagagatgccgccatcagcgaggcaggacaggggcgcatggccagggaaacctcagagacccctgtggctttgcttcagcaagtctccttctcgaggtttctcttgaggactgagagagtattaggattcacgtatttgagtgagagcaggagcctctttcgagttgtctcctttccttttactgattttactagaaaacagacatccctgtttcgaaagtaagagcctccaagaggttttggaacctgctcagtctgatccatctggagccagctgaattctaggcatggaaaacactagttcaaggtggcagaatttgaatccctccctgtaattttgtctggtagaatcactggggacattagggtttgtccttttcgttttaccttttcctcattccctccttcctttcttttcatctcttacttcttttgtcctttctcttgttcctctcccaccaccaggagtggtatatgtgtgtgtgtgtgtgtgtgtgtgtgtgttgctgggggtgctcttcacctccccttgttgggagttgatccaaaactgtatggttgaaatagtgcttggactccactgacactagatgctgccatcgtgtggtttagcattagtgtctgggatgacttggggcaagatctcaacctccccgcaacccacttcactgctgccagaatcccacctgcccccccaaactccttggatcttaaaacaaggaaaaatcaatcaggttcttaaaaatcaggcttttaattaaagaaaaaggtaaaaatcatctctgtaaaatcagtatggaaattaaccttacagggtaatcaaacttaaagagctccgaggactcccctctagtcttaggttcaaagtacagcaaacaaagataaacactctagtaaaaggtacatttacaagttgagaaaacaaaggaaaactaacacgccttgtttgaaataggagagacttgtttagaaagatgtggagaacctggattgatgtctggtccctctcagtcccgagggcgaacacccacacaaacaaagaacacaaacaaaagccttcccctccccaagatttgaaagtatcttgtccccttattggtcctttaggtcagatgccagccaggttacctgagcttcttaaccctttagagggaaaaggattttggagtctctggccaggaggattttatagtactgtacacaggacagctgttacccttccctttatagttatgacaacctcaaaccttcaaagtgtcaggccagcagcaggacattagcacttcagagtttggttgggtgtgtcagtgacatcacaaaggccttttgcaggatgtcagcttattggtcaaatgtgttagggaggtggtgacctccgagagagatgctgaaatcagcctggcaggacaggagcacagggccagggaaacctcagagaccctgtggctttgcttcagcaagtctccttctcggggtctttctttgaggactgagagagtattagggttcacatacgtgagtgcgtgcaggagcctctttcgagttttctcctttccttttactgattttactagaaaacagacgtccctgtttagaaggtaagagcctccaagaggttttggcagctgctcagtctgatccacgtggtgccagctgaattctaggcatggaaaacagtagtttaagatggcagaattttattccatcccttggattttgtgccgtagaatcactggggacattagggtttgtcctttttgttttaccttttcctccatccctccttcctttctcttcatctcttacttcttttgtcctttctcctgttcctcgaaaactgtggggttgaaatagtgtttggactccactaacactagatgctgccatcctgtggcttagcattagtgtctggaatgacttgggtcaagatctcaacttccccgcaacccactccactgcttcccttgctgcactttaaacccattgcttctggttctatccttagaggctaaggtgaacaagttttctccctcctccttatgacacccttttaaatacctgaaaactgctatcatgtctcctctcagtcttctcttttccaaactaaacaaagccaattctttcagccttccttcataggtcatgttctcaagacctttaatcattcttgttgctcttctctggaccctttccaatttctccacatcttttttaaaatgcggtgcccagaactgggcacaatactccagctgaggcctaaccagagcagagtagagcggaagaatgacttctcgtgtcttgctcacaacacacctgttaatacatcccagaatcaggtttgctttttttgcaacagcatcacactgttgactcatatttagcttgtggtccactataacccctagatccctttctgccgtactccttcctagacagtctcttcccattctgtatgtgtgaaactgattgttccttcctaagtggagcactttgcatttgtctttgttaaacttcatcctctttaactcagaccatttctccaatttgtccagatcattttgaattatgaccctgtcctccaaagcagttgcaatccctcccagtttggtatcatccgcaaacttaataagcgtactttctatgccaatatctaagtcgttgatgaagatattgaacagcgccggtcccaaaacagacccctgcgataccccactcgttatggctttccagcaggattgggaactattaataacaactctctgagtacggttatccagccagttatgcacccaccttatagtagccccatctaaattgtatttgcctagtttatcaataagaatatcatgcgagaccgtatcaaatgccttactaaagtcgaggtataccacatccacagcctcacccttatccacaaggctcgttatcctatcaaagaaagctatcagattggtttgacatgatttgttcttcacaaatccatgctggctgttccctatcaccttaccaccttccaagtgtttgcagatgatttccttaattacttgctccattatcttccctggcccagaagttaaactcactggggtctgtagtttcctgggttgtttttatttccctttttatagatgggcactatatttgcccttttccagtcttctggaatctctcccgtctcccatgattttccaaagataatagctagaggctcagatacctcctctattagctccttgagtattctaggatgcatttcatcaggcccgggtgacttgcaggcatctaacttttctaagtgatttttaacttgttctttttttattttatctgctaaacctacccccttcccattagcattcactatgttaggcattccttcagacttctcggtgaagaccgaaacaaagaagtcattaagcatctccgccatttccaagtttcctgttactgtttctccctcttcactaagcagtgggcctaccctgtctttggtcttcctcttgcttctaatgtattgataaaaagtcttcttgtttccgtttattcccgtagctagtttgagctcattttgtgcctttgcctttctaatcttgcccctgcattcctgtgttgtttgcctatattcatcctttgtaatctgtcccagtttccatttttgatatgactcctttttattttttagatcatgcaagatctcatggttaagccaaggtggtcttttgccacattttctatctttcctaaccagcggaatagcttgcttttgggcccttaatagtgtccctttgaaaaactgccaactctcctcagttgtttttcccctcagtcttgattcccatgggaccttacctatcagctctctgagcttaccaaaatctgccttcctgaaatccattgtctctattttgctgttctcccttctacccttccttagaattgcaaactctatgatttcatgatcactttcacccaggctgccttctactttcaaattctcaacgagttcctccctatttgttaaaatcaagtctagaacagcttccccccagtagctttttcaaccttctgaaataaaaagttgtctccaatgcagtccaggaatttgttggatagtctgtgccccgctgtgttattttcccaacatatagccggatagttgaagtcccccatcaccaccaaatcttgggctttggatgattttgttagttgctgaaaaaaagcctcatccacctcttccacctggttaggtggcctgtagtagactcctagcatgacatctcccttgttttttaccccttttagcctaacccagagactctcaacacttccgtctcctatgtccatctctacctcagtccaagtgtgtacatttttaatatacaaggcaacacctcctccctttttcccctgtctatccttcctgagcaagctgtacccatccacaccaacattccaatcacgtgtattatcccaccaagtttcagtgatgccaacaatgtcatagttgtatttatttattagcacttccagttcttcctgcttattccccatacttctcgcatttgtatataggcatctaagatactggtttgatctttcctcccagttttgtcctgaccctcctttccctctgacaatatagcccacactccctctcgtttttgacccatctccccggtctccatgttccccacttacctgtgggctttgctcacctgtccccgtcgaacctagtttaaagccctcctcactaggttagccagtctgtgtccaaaggtactaataacttgagctgtggtttggaggtggaacagctgtcaagggcactgagggggagatagcaggagctcatccttcaaggaggggggttggcactggaggttactagaaaggacaagaagactccattctggggttcaggaggtgaatttatccctcagtggtgggcaggtgatgggtggaagtagtgctggttccaggtgcccttaattcccgctgattcctcggggcatttgagtctctgacaggttctcattcccttgcagcaggaggacgtcacggccaaaagtgatgcaccagctccgcatcatccggcacttgcgccagattcctgagacactgcaggggctgtgcctctgaggccatcagcaactcccgctccctgctgcaggtactgctctggctcactgtaaatggggaggtagtggaaggggaaatggagccccctggcactcactaaaagggaaagtggtggattctccatctcttgatgtcattgaaggaagactagatgcctttctgcaatgtgtgtgccccaaaagtaactattgtactatacagcaagcctatggtatgcaaggggttagatgagatgctctaaaggtctcttctggccataaagtgtagtaattttggaaacactgagtgtagcattgggagcagcctctgatgttttaccgtctagccggcttgcttcctagaatgaacaggcattgagtggggtgatccacagagagtagctgaaaccttcaaagtgtcagcccagcaacaggacattagcacttccggggaagggtgggtgtggcagtgatatcacaaaggccttttgcaggacgtcagcctattggtcaaaggtgttagggaggtggtgacctccgagagagatgctgacatcagcctggcaggacaggagcacagggccagggaaacctcagagactcctgtggctttgcttcagcaagtctccttctcgaggtctttctttgaggactgagagagtgttagggttgacgtatgtgagtgtgagcaggagcctcttttgagttttctcctttccttttgacggattttactagaaaacagacgtccctatttagaaggtaagagcctccaagaggttttggaacctgctcagtctgatccatctggtgccagctgaattctaggcatggaaaacagtagtttaagatggcagaattttattccctccctgggattttgtcccgtagaatcactggggacattagggtttgtccttttcgttttaccttttcctccatccctccttcctttctcttcatctcttacttcttttgtcctttctcctgttcccctttcaccaccaggagtggtgtttgtgtgtgtgtgtgtgtgtgtgttgctgggggtgctcttcacctccccttgtggggagttcatccaaaactgtatggttgaaatagtgcttggactccactgacactagatgctgccatcctgtggcttagcattagtgtctgggatgacttggggcaagatctcaacctcccctcaacccacttcacttctgtcagaatccctcctgcccccccgctagagccgcctcgatgcccaacctggttgggggtgcagaagagggttctgataacttgaggtttggtttggaggtggaacagctgtgaagaacactgagggggaggtagcaagagctaatcctacaaggaggggggttggcactggaggatactagaaaggacaaaaagactccattctggggttcaggaggtgaattcatccctcagcggtgggcagatggtgggtggaaatactgctggttccaggtgcccttaattccccctgattcctcggggcctttgagtctctgacaggttctcgttcccttgcagcaggaggacgtcacggccaaagtgat encodes the following:
- the LOC135978551 gene encoding uncharacterized protein LOC135978551 — encoded protein: MESSQDRKRAPAWTEREVRDLLAIWGDEAVIAELRSSKRNGKVLEKISKAMKDRGHNRDTQQCRVKIKELRQAYHKAREANGRSGAEPQTCRYYAELHAILGGAATTTPTVCYDSLTGETHREDGSGNEEDDDGGTVGSSQQQGSGETGFPNSQDMFVTLDLEPVTPELTQDPQGTQETSAANVSPSQRLVNIRKRKRRTRDEMFTELQMSAQADRAQQNAWRQSMTEMRKAQYEREERWRAESREEQSKWRAEDDRWRQLADRRQEAMLRLLEHQTDMLERMVELQERQQEQRPPLQPLCNQQPSSPSSIASSPRRPRTRWGGLRPPSHSTPDDRPSIRRLAFNKS